A genomic window from Gossypium hirsutum isolate 1008001.06 chromosome D12, Gossypium_hirsutum_v2.1, whole genome shotgun sequence includes:
- the LOC107945042 gene encoding RNA N6-adenosine-methyltransferase mettl16 isoform X2 has product MIIVENSRDLFYDNLERKKMPSKKRRRKEERPKIHPKNKYSDNPPDFALLASLYPTFKPFVFYTREGRPRIDWTDFNATRELTRVLLLHDHNLHWWIPHGQLCPTVPNRSNYIHWIEDLLSSHIIPRDNTNGGNVRGFDIGTGANCIYPLLGASLFGWSFVASDMTDVAIEWAERNVKNNPNISELIEIRKVKCSQNTLSPEGLSGESSYSEEREGLPSSSLDISASEDKSYYGPAILVDVVRDGETFDFCMCNPPFFESFEEAGLNPKTSCGGTYEEMVCPGGEKAFITRIIEDSVVLKQSFRWYTSMVGRKVNLKFLVSKLREVGVTVVKTTEFVQGKTFRWGLAWSFVPPAKKIVTPHVTEKNILSFMLEGIQRQFGAIHVLQSVESFFLAGGASCKLNASSFVVDITASADHCNALLNNDVKYIDEVASCSNVQEAPSNLCFRILVFQQIPGTLLVKGSLQHRDSALSGLFSSIIQQLEASLRQKFCKEKTGTNYI; this is encoded by the exons ATGATTATAGTTGAGAATTCGAG AGATTTGTTTTATGATAATTTGGAGCGAAAGAAAATGCCGTCCAAGAAGAGGAGAAGAAAGGAAGAGAGACCCAAGATCCACCCCAAAAACAAATACTCCGATAACCCGCCCGATTTCGCTCTTTTAGCCTCTTTATACCCTACCTTTAAACCCTTTGTCTTCTACACTCGCGAAGGCCGACCCAGAATCGACTGGACTGACTTCAATGCCACCCGTGAACTCACCCGCGTCCTTCTCCTTCACGACCACAACCTCCATTG GTGGATTCCTCATGGGCAGCTCTGCCCTACAGTGCCCAACCGCTCCAACTACATCCATTGGATTGAAGATCTTCTCTCTTCTCACATCATTCCCAGAGATAACACCAATGGAGGTAATGTGAGGGGATTTGATATAGGAACTGGAGCCAACTGTATCTACCCTCTTCTTGGCGCATCGCTATTTGGCTGGAGCTTTGTTGCAtcag ATATGACTGATGTAGCTATAGAGTGGGCAGAGAGAAATGTTAAAAACAATCCAAATATTTCAGAATTAATTGAgattagaaaagttaaatgttctCAAAACACCCTTTCTCCTGAGGGGTTAAGTGGTGAGTCTAGCTATTCTGAGGAAAGAGAAGGTTTGCCGTCTTCTTCCCTTGATATATCAGCAAGTGAAGATAAGAGCTATTATGGACCCGCTATACTTGTTGATGTGGTAAGGGATGGTGAGACCTTTGACTTCTGCATGTGTAATCCCCCATTTTTTGAAAGCTTTGAGGAAGCAGGATTGAATCCGAAGACTTCTTGCGGTGGAACTTATGAGGAGATGGTCTGCCCTGGTGGTGAAAAGGCCTTTATTACACGTATTATTGAAGATAGTGTTGTGCTGAAGCAATCTTTCCG GTGGTATACGTCAATGGTTGGAAGGAAAGTGAATCTCAAATTCCTAGTGTCAAAGCTTCGAGAGGTTGGAGTTACTGTAGTAAAAACAACTGAGTTTGTCCAAGGGAAAACATTTCGATGGGGACTTGCTTGGTCTTTTGTGCCTCCTGCAAAGAAGATAGTTACACCTCATGTGACTGAAAAGAACATTCTCTCTTTCATGCTTGAG GGTATTCAACGCCAGTTTGGTGCAATACATGTACTCCAGTCAGTTGAATCCTTTTTCCTAGCTGGTGGAGCATCTTGTAAATTGAATGCCTCTTCTTTTGTGGTTGAT ATTACTGCATCAGCTGATCACTGCAATGCTCTGCTGAACAATGACGTAAAATATATTGATGAAGTTGCAAGTTGCAGCAATGTGCAAGAGGCACCCTCAAACCTGTGTTTTCGTATTTTG GTCTTTCAGCAAATCCCAGGCACACTACTTGTTAAAGGATCATTACAGCATAGAGATAGCGCACTCTCAG GATTGTTCTCCTCAATAATCCAACAGTTGGAGGCTTCACTGAGACAAAAGTTTTGCAAAGAGAAGACTGGCACCAATTATATCTAG
- the LOC107945042 gene encoding RNA N6-adenosine-methyltransferase mettl16 isoform X1 has protein sequence MIIVENSSRDLFYDNLERKKMPSKKRRRKEERPKIHPKNKYSDNPPDFALLASLYPTFKPFVFYTREGRPRIDWTDFNATRELTRVLLLHDHNLHWWIPHGQLCPTVPNRSNYIHWIEDLLSSHIIPRDNTNGGNVRGFDIGTGANCIYPLLGASLFGWSFVASDMTDVAIEWAERNVKNNPNISELIEIRKVKCSQNTLSPEGLSGESSYSEEREGLPSSSLDISASEDKSYYGPAILVDVVRDGETFDFCMCNPPFFESFEEAGLNPKTSCGGTYEEMVCPGGEKAFITRIIEDSVVLKQSFRWYTSMVGRKVNLKFLVSKLREVGVTVVKTTEFVQGKTFRWGLAWSFVPPAKKIVTPHVTEKNILSFMLEGIQRQFGAIHVLQSVESFFLAGGASCKLNASSFVVDITASADHCNALLNNDVKYIDEVASCSNVQEAPSNLCFRILVFQQIPGTLLVKGSLQHRDSALSGLFSSIIQQLEASLRQKFCKEKTGTNYI, from the exons ATGATTATAGTTGAGAATTCGAG CAGAGATTTGTTTTATGATAATTTGGAGCGAAAGAAAATGCCGTCCAAGAAGAGGAGAAGAAAGGAAGAGAGACCCAAGATCCACCCCAAAAACAAATACTCCGATAACCCGCCCGATTTCGCTCTTTTAGCCTCTTTATACCCTACCTTTAAACCCTTTGTCTTCTACACTCGCGAAGGCCGACCCAGAATCGACTGGACTGACTTCAATGCCACCCGTGAACTCACCCGCGTCCTTCTCCTTCACGACCACAACCTCCATTG GTGGATTCCTCATGGGCAGCTCTGCCCTACAGTGCCCAACCGCTCCAACTACATCCATTGGATTGAAGATCTTCTCTCTTCTCACATCATTCCCAGAGATAACACCAATGGAGGTAATGTGAGGGGATTTGATATAGGAACTGGAGCCAACTGTATCTACCCTCTTCTTGGCGCATCGCTATTTGGCTGGAGCTTTGTTGCAtcag ATATGACTGATGTAGCTATAGAGTGGGCAGAGAGAAATGTTAAAAACAATCCAAATATTTCAGAATTAATTGAgattagaaaagttaaatgttctCAAAACACCCTTTCTCCTGAGGGGTTAAGTGGTGAGTCTAGCTATTCTGAGGAAAGAGAAGGTTTGCCGTCTTCTTCCCTTGATATATCAGCAAGTGAAGATAAGAGCTATTATGGACCCGCTATACTTGTTGATGTGGTAAGGGATGGTGAGACCTTTGACTTCTGCATGTGTAATCCCCCATTTTTTGAAAGCTTTGAGGAAGCAGGATTGAATCCGAAGACTTCTTGCGGTGGAACTTATGAGGAGATGGTCTGCCCTGGTGGTGAAAAGGCCTTTATTACACGTATTATTGAAGATAGTGTTGTGCTGAAGCAATCTTTCCG GTGGTATACGTCAATGGTTGGAAGGAAAGTGAATCTCAAATTCCTAGTGTCAAAGCTTCGAGAGGTTGGAGTTACTGTAGTAAAAACAACTGAGTTTGTCCAAGGGAAAACATTTCGATGGGGACTTGCTTGGTCTTTTGTGCCTCCTGCAAAGAAGATAGTTACACCTCATGTGACTGAAAAGAACATTCTCTCTTTCATGCTTGAG GGTATTCAACGCCAGTTTGGTGCAATACATGTACTCCAGTCAGTTGAATCCTTTTTCCTAGCTGGTGGAGCATCTTGTAAATTGAATGCCTCTTCTTTTGTGGTTGAT ATTACTGCATCAGCTGATCACTGCAATGCTCTGCTGAACAATGACGTAAAATATATTGATGAAGTTGCAAGTTGCAGCAATGTGCAAGAGGCACCCTCAAACCTGTGTTTTCGTATTTTG GTCTTTCAGCAAATCCCAGGCACACTACTTGTTAAAGGATCATTACAGCATAGAGATAGCGCACTCTCAG GATTGTTCTCCTCAATAATCCAACAGTTGGAGGCTTCACTGAGACAAAAGTTTTGCAAAGAGAAGACTGGCACCAATTATATCTAG
- the LOC107945043 gene encoding uncharacterized protein has product MGSEVSKQIQRRKAVSMEKQMLFDLNENCGETFPGCDYRPTDRKNWMASLGPKDLHINNIVWPGTHNSATDRIGIPCISRPFAQCQTLSVYQQLALGTRVLDIRINENNRVCHGILLTYNIDVVINDVKKFLFKTTSEVIILEIRTEYGHRDPPEFEDYLEEKLSMYLIHQDDYVFGKTIAELLPKRIICVWKPRNSPQPKPGSPFCSAEYLKDNWIDTDLPSTKFDSNLKYLSDQAPVSSRYFFYRVENTVTAQPDNPVVCVRPVTGRIHGYARLFINRCFAEGCANRLQVFSTDFIGEDFVDACVGLTHARVHGEC; this is encoded by the coding sequence atGGGTTCTGAGGTCTCTAAACAGATCCAAAGGCGCAAGGCAGTCTCCATGGAAAAGCAAATGCTTTTTGACCTTAATGAAAATTGCGGGGAAACATTCCCTGGTTGTGACTATCGTCCTACTGACAGGAAGAATTGGATGGCTAGCCTTGGTCCTAAGGACCTTCACATAAACAACATTGTATGGCCTGGAACTCATAATTCTGCTACCGACAGGATAGGAATTCCCTGCATCTCTCGGCCTTTTGCGCAATGCCAGACTTTGTCTGTTTACCAGCAGCTTGCTCTAGGCACCAGAGTTTTGGATATTAGAATTAATGAAAACAATCGTGTCTGCCATGGTATCTTGTTGACATACAACATCGATGTTGTCATAAACGATGTCAAGAAGTTCTTGTTCAAGACAACGTCCGAGGTCATAATTCTTGAGATCCGCACTGAATACGGGCACCGGGATCCTCCTGAATTTGAGGATTACTTGGAGGAAAAACTCAGCATGTACCTCATCCACCAGGATGATTACGTCTTTGGCAAAACAATTGCAGAATTGTTGCCAAAGAGGATTATCTGTGTCTGGAAACCAAGAAACTCACCTCAGCCTAAACCAGGGTCTCCATTCTGCAGTGCTGAATATCTCAAGGACAATTGGATTGACACAGATTTGCCATCCACAAAGTTTGATAGTAATTTGAAGTATTTGAGTGACCAAGCACCAGTTTCATCAAGGTATTTCTTCTACAGAGTGGAGAACACAGTGACAGCACAGCCAGATAATCCTGTGGTATGCGTTAGACCAGTGACAGGCCGAATTCATGGATATGCTAGGCTGTTCATCAATCGGTGCTTTGCTGAAGGTTGCGCCAATAGGTTGCAAGTATTCTCTACAGATTTTATTGGTGAGGATTTTGTTGATGCTTGTGTTGGCCTTACACACGCCCGGGTCCATGGCGAGTGTTGA
- the LOC107945041 gene encoding translocase of chloroplast 120, chloroplastic, producing the protein MENGVVMVDNKIAEERVANEEVEVRVAGDSGETKEPVDEVFGEAIATQEILQEQAEKPGVDGSSLVDDAIGNVETFGDTGSEVVKENLNLEPKEETFQEAVEVLTEVGALENAVASEVGTLEVVAESVDQQQGESVSGGVVLDKIDEGGTEMGERTDELNSGKEVPEVSGTRETEVPRDKEKRNLKFDAVMEMPVKGDTYQGKESTEVKGATADLDSVDGGDKDEKANKAFAAAEDTMNGEVKDLSDARGMKNNGEIDELRDMLSEPSKSVEETVASAVGNLSSSEKFTDEMNEKIEVGKADLRTEVHDSFQSRLPDEMVGNKCQDIDFVTEQSDDKTEKNQQNKQSTPVTLEQEVQHAPGSSVSAKAEEIGKKADITQEPKTNTSVTKECLSVPAPALASSVKSTNLATPSHPAGLGRAAPLLEPAPRVVQQPRVNGSVSQAQAQGHQIEDPGNVEVEENDETREKLQLIRVKFLRLANRLGQTPHNVVVAQVLYRLGLAEQLRGRNGGRVGAFSFDRASAMAEQLEAAGNEPLDFACTIMVLGKTGVGKSATINSIFDEIKFGTDAFQTGTNKVQDVVGTVHGIKVRVIDTPGLLPSWSDQCQNEKILHSVKRFIKKTPPDIVLYLDRLDMQTRDFGDMPLLRTITDIFGPSIWFNAIVVLTHAASAPPDGPNGTASSYDMFVTQRSHVVQQAIRQAAGDMRLMNPVSLVENHSACRTNRAGQRVLPNGQVWKPHLLLLSFASKILAEANTLLKLQDTPPGKPFATRTRAPPLPFLLSSLLQSRPQVKLPEEQYGDEDGLDDDLDESSDSEDEPEYDELPPFKRLSKAQIAKLSKAQKKAYFDELEYREKLFMKKQLKEEKKRRKMMKKMAAAAKDLPSEYGENAEEESSGASSVPVPMPDLVLPASFDSDNPTHRYRSLDSSNPWLVRPVLDTHGWDHDVGYEGINVERLFVAKEKFPISFSGQITKDKRDANVQMELASSLKHGEGKATSVGFDMQTVGKDLAYTLRSETRFSNLKKNKATAGISVTLLGDALSAGMKFEDKLIANKQFQVVMTGGAMTGRGDLAYGGSLEAQLRDKDYPLGRSLSTLGLSIMDWHGDLAIGCNIQSQVPVGRSTNLIARANLNNKGAGQVSLRINSSEQLQLALTSLFPLLKKLFDYFHQVQYGQ; encoded by the coding sequence atggaaaatggcGTAGTAATGGTAGACAACAAGATTGCGGAAGAAAGAGTTGCCAATGAGGAAGTGGAGGTGAGGGTTGCTGGGGATTCCGGTGAAACAAAAGAACCGGTAGATGAGGTTTTTGGGGAGGCAATTGCAACACAGGAGATTTTGCAAGAACAGGCAGAAAAACCTGGAGTAGATGGCAGCAGTTTAGTTGACGATGCAATTGGAAATGTTGAGACATTTGGTGATACTGGTTCAGAGGTAGTTAAGGAGAATTTGAATTTAGAACCTAAAGAAGAGACCTTTCAAGAGGCTGTTGAGGTTCTAACTGAGGTTGGAGCTCTGGAGAATGCGGTTGCAAGTGAAGTAGGAACTCTGGAGGTTGTGGCAGAGTCGGTGGACCAGCAGCAAGGGGAGAGTGTTAGTGGTGGTGTGGTGCTGGATAAGATTGACGAGGGAGGGACTGAAATGGGCGAAAGGACTGATGAATTGAATAGTGGGAAGGAAGTACCTGAAGTCAGTGGTACCAGAGAAACAGAAGTTCCGAGGGACAAGGAAAAAAGAAATCTCAAGTTTGATGCGGTCATGGAGATGCCTGTAAAAGGAGATACTTATCAGGGAAAAGAAAGTACGGAAGTAAAAGGTGCCACAGCTGATCTTGATTCAGTAGATGGTGGTGACAAAGATGAAAAAGCAAATAAGGCTTTTGCTGCTGCGGAGGATACCATGAATGGAGAAGTAAAAGATTTATCTGATGCTAGGGGTATGAAGAATAATGGTGAGATTGATGAACTGAGAGATATGCTGTCTGAGCCAAGTAAATCTGTTGAAGAGACAGTTGCTTCTGCAGTCGGGAACTTATCCTCTTCAGAAAAGTTCACAGATGAGATGAATGAGAAGATTGAGGTTGGTAAAGCTGATTTGAGAACAGAGGTTCATGATAGTTTTCAATCTCGGCTCCCTGATGAAATGGTGGGTAATAAATGTCAAGATATTGATTTTGTGACTGAACAATCTGATGATAAAACAGAGAAAAATCAGCAAAATAAGCAAAGCACCCCAGTGACCCTAGAGCAGGAAGTGCAACATGCTCCAGGATCTTCAGTGTCTGCAAAAGCCGAAGAGATTGGGAAGAAAGCAGACATAACTCAGGAGCCTAAGACAAACACCTCTGTGACTAAAGAATGTTTAAGTGTTCCTGCTCCGGCATTGGCATCATCTGTTAAATCTACAAACCTTGCTACCCCTTCTCATCCTGCTGGCCTTGGGCGTGCTGCTCCGCTATTGGAACCTGCCCCCAGGGTGGTGCAGCAGCCTCGTGTGAATGGAAGTGTCTCTCAAGCACAGGCACAGGGACATCAAATTGAAGATCCTGGTAATGTGGAGGTTGAGGAGAATGATGAGACTCGTGAAAAGCTTCAGTTGATTAGAGTTAAGTTTTTGCGGCTTGCAAATAGGCTCGGGCAGACTCCCCATAATGTTGTTGTGGCACAGGTTTTGTACAGACTAGGATTAGCTGAGCAGCTCCGGGGGAGAAATGGAGGCCGGGTTGGTGCCTTCAGCTTTGACCGTGCAAGTGCTATGGCTGAACAGCTTGAGGCAGCTGGAAATGAACCCCTTGATTTTGCCTGTACAATTATGGTCCTTGGGAAGACAGGAGTTGGTAAAAGTGCTACTATTAATTCAATATTTGATGAAATCAAGTTTGGCACTGATGCTTTCCAGACTGGTACCAATAAGGTTCAGGATGTTGTGGGTACTGTGCATGGTATTAAGGTTCGTGTAATTGACACACCAGGCCTTCTTCCTTCCTGGTCTGACCAATGCCAGAATGAGAAGATCCTTCACTCTGTTAAGCGTTTCATCAAGAAAACACCTCCAGATATTGTGTTGTACCTCGATAGGTTGGACATGCAAACGAGGGATTTTGGTGATATGCCCCTTTTGCGTACCATAACTGATATCTTTGGTCCATCTATATGGTTTAATGCAATTGTGGTTTTGACTCATGCAGCTTCTGCTCCACCAGATGGTCCAAATGGTACTGCTTCTAGTTATGACATGTTTGTCACTCAGCGTTCTCATGTTGTACAGCAGGCTATTCGTCAGGCAGCTGGGGATATGCGACTCATGAATCCTGTTTCGTTAGTGGAGAATCACTCTGCATGTAGAACAAATAGGGCAGGCCAGAGAGTATTGCCAAATGGTCAGGTCTGGAAGCCTCATTTGTTGTTGCTTTCCTTTGCATCTAAAATTCTGGCGGAGGCAAACACACTTTTGAAGTTGCAAGATACTCCTCCAGGGAAGCCTTTTGCAACTCGAACAAGAGCACCTCCTTTACCTTTCCTTCTTTCATCTCTTCTTCAATCAAGACCACAAGTTAAGCTTCCTGAAGAGCAGTATGGCGATGAGGATGGATTAGATGATGATTTGGATGAATCCTCAGACTCTGAGGATGAACCAGAATATGATGAGCTGCCACCTTTCAAGCGGTTGAGTAAAGCACAAATAGCAAAGCTTAGTAAAGCTCAGAAGAAAGCATATTTTGACGAGTTGGAATATAGGGAAAAGCTTTTTATGAAGAAACAACTGAAGGAAGAGAAAAAGCGGCGAAAGATGATGAAGAAAATGGCTGCTGCAGCCAAGGATCTGCCAAGTGAGTACGGTGAAAATGCAGAAGAAGAAAGTAGTGGTGCTTCTTCTGTTCCAGTTCCCATGCCAGATTTGGTGTTGCCTGCTTCTTTTGATTCTGATAATCCAACTCATCGCTATCGTTCCCTTGATTCCTCCAACCCATGGCTTGTTAGGCCTGTTCTAGATACACATGGTTGGGATCATGATGTTGGTTACGAAGGTATTAATGTCGAAAGACTGTTTGTTGCAAAAGAGAAATTTCCTATTTCATTTTCTGGCCAGATTACAAAGGACAAAAGGGATGCCAATGTCCAAATGGAACTAGCCAGTTCTTTAAAGCATGGGGAAGGTAAAGCAACTTCAGTGGGTTTTGATATGCAGACTGTTGGAAAGGACTTAGCCTATACACTGCGCAGCGAGACCAGGTTTAGTAATCTGAAGAAGAATAAGGCAACAGCTGGCATCTCAGTTACACTCTTAGGTGATGCACTATCAGCTGGAATGAAATTTGAAGACAAACTGATTGCTAATAAGCAGTTCCAGGTAGTCATGACTGGGGGTGCTATGACAGGACGCGGCGATCTTGCTTATGGGGGCAGCTTGGAAGCACAATTGAGGGATAAAGATTACCCTCTGGGTCGCTCCTTATCTACACTTGGTCTATCTATCATGGATTGGCATGGAGATCTCGCCATTGGATGCAATATACAATCACAGGTACCTGTTGGACGGTCTACAAATCTAATAGCTCGTGCCAATCTGAATAACAAAGGCGCAGGACAAGTCAGTTTACGAATAAATAGCTCTGAGCAGCTTCAGCTTGCTTTGACTTCTCTCTTTCCATTACTGAAAAAACTATTTGACTATTTCCATCAAGTTCAGTATGGACAATGA